A stretch of DNA from Poecilia reticulata strain Guanapo linkage group LG18, Guppy_female_1.0+MT, whole genome shotgun sequence:
TGGCAGGATTTAAAGTTCCCTGAAGCGAGGAATAATTATACACACATTATTAAAGAAGGAAGTACGGGAATCTCTGTTAGACTTCAAAACATCTGACTCACAAAGTTAGGGGGCTAAACAGTCTTGATCAGGCCGACAAATAGGATCCGAATCTGCTTTGAGGATGCAGGTTCTGTGATAAATAAGACTGAAACCTTGGAAAAACAGAGGGAGGAATCAACACTCTCGAGATCTTCCTACCCGTAAAAGGAAGCTACCAACTGATATTTTCTTACGCTCAACAAACATCCAGTCAACTTACATCTGGGTTTTCATTAGGAAATGCATTTATAAATAGGCAACTGAAGAAAAGAGGGTCAGCTTGGAGTTTCACGCGAAAAGATGACTCAACGTTTCACGTGGATATGAAATGAAAGTTTCACGATCAAAAGTCAACAGGGCTGAGTATGAGTGCTAAGGTACGTCAAGAGTAAGCAGTAAAGTGTAAACTGGTTAATTATTGACATCTGCAAAAGATAGGACAGCATGTTCAGGAAAGCTCTGCTGTACGCTTTCTCTGCTTGGTTTCTAGAGAAACCACAACTGGCAACATAATCAAAAACTTATTCTTTGATTGTTTAAAATAGCTCTTCCCGTGGCGATAGTTTTACCAGTTTATTTAAGCTGCTAAGAGGTGAGTCAATTTGTTAAATGGAGAACCAAATCTGGCctgccgtagctttttatgtttccctctagactccaaatcacatcaataagtccctccagtttttcgcAAATCCACAaagttcacacaaaatcaacagatccccaacactttttctgatttcactgacatttttaatcaaaattggCCTAAAACATTGGATTTGAGcaactgctgcctcagccttccttgatgtcaagttatagtctgTGACCAATACAATGATTAATAAacagtcacatttaacatcacacATTGGCGCAAATatcgtaaaaaaaaattccttacaagtcattttaaattagcaccacaaaaatctgtgatttttactgcaaagaaccacaaaaaacaacaaccacaaagtCCTGCATGGACTGATCATTGTGAAAAGATGCTCAATGTGATTTCATTTTAGATACTTATTGAATGCGACAACAGCTGTTCGTTGATAAGTTAAGAATTTCATTGGCTTTATCGATACGTTCTGCCACAACCGGCCcttcaaaaacattcagattttcgATACGGCCCACAATGAAAGTGAGTCTGACACCCCTGTGCCCTGACTCCTGCCCCATGACCACCACAGTAATCCCCAAAGCCCTGCAAGGATTTGTGGGTATAGACAAGTGATGGATGGAAAGACACTCAGCTGTTTCATAATCTACAACAAAGCCTCATTTTGAAGGGTATCAGTGGACTTCCACTGTAGTTAAAGTGGGGTTtgaacaagacaaaacaacaacaaaaacccaaTAATGAGCAATGGACTTGCTCGTTTGATTTCCGCTTGATTTGCAAAGACTCGTTGGGAATTATATTGACTTGAGCGGAACTTGGAAAAGCGGTTATTTTCCTACCGCAGTGGTTGTTCATTGGAAGGAAGTTAATTTGAAGGCGGCTCTGCGGGCCTGGGGGAAAAATAGACAACAGGTCGGTCAGCtttcaaatatcaaaacatgcacacaaaaaaaaaaaattgtttgatccTCAGATAACGTACGAAGCAGcctaaaataaagaacaacGTGTGAGAACTCgctttgtgttgttgtttatttaccCTTGAGATCCCAGGGATGAAGGTGTTCCAGGTGTTTCATAACAATTTCAGACGATCCCATGGCGATCAGCACTATTTGCATTCGGAAACCTTTCTAAACAGTTGCTAATCTTGATTCATAGGAGCTGCACCCAGAGGCAAGACGGGGCAATTCTCGCcaaatgcatctaaaaaaaaagcccagaacTACACCTAAAACAAGCCTCTACAAGCTCAACAAGACGATAAGAGAGCACATGGAAAAACCGGAACAGGTTATAgttcaaaaaggtttttttttttctgaaaccacctagaaaacatgttttggtcCTTAATCAAAGATCCTTATTAGGTGAAAACGAACAACATATAAGGACAGCAACCCTATGCCTGCTGTCAGGCACGGCAGTGGAGGTATAATGATTTGGATTGTTTTGAAGCCACAGAACATTGAACTGACTATGTACTAGCCTATCTGAAGGTGTATTACCTCTGCAGTACAACTTTGTTTTAGTTAAATAGTATTAAACATAGTACCTTGcatcatatttaatatttaaaagaccagattacttttaatttactttttttttgccatggaCTTTAAGTACTACTTTGGAAGACATGGCTAATCTGTCATATTAGCTAAACACATATTACATGTGTTTTACAGTGACTCATAAGAAGCCAAGTCTTTTGCTGCTTGGTCGGCGTTATTACAGAATGATAGATGGAGAAAAATAGgtggaaaaggtttttatcAAAGAGCAAAGAGtgtaaaattgttgttttagcTGAACGTTAAGCTGATATCAGAGCACCTAAGACAGTCAGAGAACTCAGATCTGAAATTCGTTTTGAAGAAATTGGAAAAGCTGGCGAAAAACACACTGTTCAGTTTGGCTATAAGGGAAACAGAGCAGTGGAGGACGCCCCTCTTTAACATGGCGTTTGAGCTTCTAGAGGCAGAAAATCAccttatttctttattaataaattgtatttagatttttaattatattattgaCTCaaatttttcacagatcagATTCAAATTTTGAATTATTACTTAGTATGCAATCGCTGAAGACGTGgatgaatgtttttctattgtttttgttttattctctgGAGTTCAGCAGGGTCATGATCTTGTCcgtcttgttttatttgaacaattaTCAAAGTCACCAACGTCACCACATCATGAAATCTGCTGACGGTGAGTAAAGTTTGTCAGAAGGTGTgaatcattgtttgttttttaacaattagtttgcaaaaactgaaatattgctGAATTTAGTAGGAACTCATACGTCATCCAGCCGTTCAGCAGGAAACAGCTCAGTAACTGTGTGAAAAAAAGTCGCGCTGCGCTTTTATCAtaggttttgcagttttaatattGACATaacctttaatgttttatttttgcattacttatatgttcttttttattcaaCCTGCTGAGAAAGACACTTattgttaaacaaaaaagttgtaACACTGCTGGACTTCCAACTCTTCCCAAAAGTTTggggtttgtttcttttttcttttcttttttttttttttttgtaatatccTCCCTTTTTTTTACCGTCTCTCAGCTTGCATCCGACATGACCAAATAGAGTTTACGGTAAGTTCAGCTCTGAAAGAAAGAGCAggaaggcataaaaaaaaaggctctaAACAAAAGATCTGAAAAACACTGTTAGATCTGCACACTAAGACATTcacacaggaacacacacacaaacacacactgacacagtgctttcagtttgtgatttttggCCCAGATCCCAGCGGATATCACCATGAAAGGAGTTCATGCACATGCTGGAAACACTGGTAGGATGGACGACGGCTGGAGGTTTGCCTGACGTAtgtctggagagaaaaaaactcccTCCACGGGGTCAGGAGAGGGACAGACATGTAGGGCAAATCTTGAGATATTACTATAATAGGAAAGCCAACTtgactttgattatttttagtttttcagtctTCATTTGTTTGTGGTCAAGCTTTGtctactgaaatattttcaacaaaaaaaaatcagaactgaGTAAAAAATGTTCTACACTGATATTTTAGAACCGCTAacataaagtgtttatttagaTGCCTTCTCACCTTTCTTTTTAACACTATTTAGACAAAGCAGTGTCATCCGTTCAGTTGTTTCTGTGAAACTGTACTCGATGGATTGTGTTTGGTAATGATCTATGAATAGAACACGGTCAGTTTAACGTCCCACTGGGTGTGTGGGGATCCGTCACGTCACGCAGTCACATTAGGTTTCGTTGCGTCATGCAACTTTACACTCTTTCGGTCTGGTCCCTCCCGTTCCGGGGAAGAACTATAAAAAGGGAGCGAAGGCTCCGACACCGGCTCATACACaacaacagagaggaaaaaatcaTCGAACATGATCTCAGAGATTGAGTGCGGAGTTTGTTACCGGACCTACAACGCGGCTCGCCGCTGTCCACGGGAGCTCCACTGTAGGCACACCTTCTGCGAGAGCTGCCTCCGGGCTTTGAGCCGCCCGCTGCTGCCGGGGGCGGACCGGTCAATAGATTGCCCGCTATGCCGACACAGCACCCCCCTGACCGCAGAGGGGAACATCAGGACCGAGCTGAGGGTGGATGAGTCCGCCCTGGAGCGGCTGATGACCGCGGGGGTTCTAGACCTGGAGGAGGACCCGgacgacgaggaggaggaggaggagggagacgAAGCTCCAGAGTGTGAGGGGGAAGTCCCAGAGACTGAAGCCGAGGATAGTGACTCCTCTGCGGGGCTCAGAGGTGGGAGGCTCCGGCGGTCCTGGACCAAAGTTTGGAGGAAGATAAGCGGCAAAAGCTCTCGACAGAGACCAAATGGTAAACAGACGATCATTTATTGGTAGTTCATAAtattgtaaattattattattattattattattattattattattattattattattattattattattattattataacataGCTCATCtatttgttaatatttcaaTTGGGTGctttaataaatgataaattttGACTAACTCCAAATTAATTAGTCcaaaggagttttttttagctctagtgtttttttttaaagagtcatAACCTAAAACTTGcttgtgttatttaaaaaaataagttaaatataaaatatgatgttagcaaaaataacattttaaaaccgcCTCAGTAGACTGTTACTGAACCATTgactttaatcaaattattattgAACTTGCCACTTTGTTTCAACCAGTCTGggttattaaaatttttagtgAAGATCAATGAAGTTACAGCGTGATGTAAACATTCATAGGACAATATTCTTTGGCCTTAAATGCCCAGTTTTTCTAACCTAGAAGAGCTACTTTGGTCTTCTGAAGCTTCATTCCTGACctcatcttttgtcttttgtctgttttacagATTGTATGACCAGTGATGATCTGAGGAACATGGCCATGATGTCCTGCTACATGCTCTGAGCTGCTCACACACCCATGACGTGATATTTATTGTTGCACTGGATGAAGATAATGAAATCTTGCTGGCAAGACACATGGacacataattatttgaatgcTTTTATTCTCATGGTCCACTTCTAATATTtcactgtcaaaaaaaaatgttactttaatgAGCCTcaagtggatttatttaatatttatgattttttaaaatgtatgagctatatattttttacagtattgTATTTATAAAGACTAATAAATtgcttattgttttaaataattgttgcttgttttttgtgaGTGCATGTTACATTTGGAAAACTTTGCGTGAATCAACAAgttataaaaagtaataaaacaaatacattaaaacttaagagttcattaaaaacaaatataaagaagaaaatatgatGAACAATAAAGAAATTCTTTTGCCAAAATGTGACGGAAGCAGATATAATATGCTAATGCGGGCTAAGCAGGTTACCTGCCGCCAGGTGAACGGCATTGCCtccaatcagcagcagcacagcttCTCAACGCCACAGCAGAGACGCATGAAAACACGACTGCCACTATTTTTACTCCTTTCTTTCGAGTATATCATACAAACCTGGCGGAAACTGTCAGTCATGTCTGGCAGCTGTGTTCTCTTCTCACGGTAAATGgctggttttaatgtttcttcaAGTTAcattcacaggaaaaaaaaaaagactggtaATCCTGAATGACAACAAAGCAGTTC
This window harbors:
- the LOC108167163 gene encoding E3 ubiquitin-protein ligase KEG, which encodes MISEIECGVCYRTYNAARRCPRELHCRHTFCESCLRALSRPLLPGADRSIDCPLCRHSTPLTAEGNIRTELRVDESALERLMTAGVLDLEEDPDDEEEEEEGDEAPECEGEVPETEAEDSDSSAGLRGGRLRRSWTKVWRKISGKSSRQRPNDCMTSDDLRNMAMMSCYML